Part of the Chelmon rostratus isolate fCheRos1 chromosome 10, fCheRos1.pri, whole genome shotgun sequence genome is shown below.
CCCCATGCCCAACCCAACATAATGAGTGTACAAAATAGCATGGCAGGTCCTCCCCCAGGTACAACTGCTGGGCCTAGTATGGGGCAACAACAGCCCGGCCTCCAGACCCAGATGATGGGCCTCCAGCATCAGGCCCAGCCCGTGTCCTCCTCCCCCAGCCAGAAGGTTCAAGGCCAGGGTGGCGGTCAAACTGTCCTCTCAAGGCCCCTCAGTCAAGGCCAGAGAGGTGGGATGACCCCACCCAAGCAGATGATGCCTCAGCAAGGCCAGGGGGTGATGCATGGGCAGGGTCAGATGGTTGGAGGCCAAGGGCACCAGGCCATGCttctacagcagcagcagcagcagcaacaacagcaacagcagcagcaacaacaacaacagcagcagcagcagcaacaacaaaactcCATGATGGAACAAATGGTTGCCAACCAGATGCAAGGCAACAAGCAGGCATTTGGAGGCAAGATTCCAGCAGGGGTAATGCCTGGCCAGATGATGCGTGGCCCTTCTCCAGGCAACATGGCTCCATTCCAGGGCCAGGTTGGCCCACAGCAGATGActccacaacagcagcaacaaatgGCTCAACTCCAACAACAGCAGTTACAGCAACAGCACCAGTTacaacagctacagcagcagcagcagcagcaacaacaacagcagcagcagcaacaacaacaacaacaacagcaacaccagcaaATGAACCAGCAACAGCCCCAGCAGGTTCCTATTGCTGGCAATCCTAATCAAGCTATGGGCATGCATGGGCAACAGATGAGGCTCCCTGCTGGTCATCCACTTATCCAACAACAgttgcaacagcaacagcagctacagcagcagcaacagaaacaacagcaacaggccatgttacaacaacaacaacaacagcaacaacagcaggcGGTTCAACAACACCCACATCCTTTAGCAGATCCTAATAGTGGGACAGGGGACTTGGGGGTCCAGCAGATGGTTCCTGATATGcaggcacagcagcagcaaggcaTGATGGGGGGTCCTCAGCACATGCAGATGGGAAATGGCCACTTTGCAGGTCATAGCATGAATTTTAACCCACAGTTCCCAGGTCAGATGCCAATGGGGGGACCCTGTGGGCAGCCTGGAGGCTTTCCTGTTAGCAAGGATGTAACACTGACAAGCCCACTGCTGGTCAATCTGCTGCAAAGTGATATCTCAGCCAGCCAGTTTGGACCAGGAGGAAAGCAGGGTGCTGGGGTAGGCAATCAGGCCAAACCCAAAAAGAAGAAACCTGCACGTAAGAAGAAGCCCAAAGAAGGAGAGGGACAACAACAAGTAGAGGGACTTGGgtaataatttgtttttgatttttacCAGAGTGGACAGTAATAGTAAATTGTATTACTTTTTACTTAttctatttattcatttattctctTTAACTTAGCGGTCTTGATGCAGCTGCTGCCATGGAGGATTCTGAACTGCCGAATCTGGGTAGTGAACAGAGTTTGGGCTTAGACAGTTCTGGCCCGAAGCTCCCTGATTTTGCCAACAGGCCTGCAGGTAAATTATGTAGAATTGgtttttgcagttgttttttaatctgcatTCAGGTATTCAGGAATCTTCAGTTTATAACAACTTTACAGTATACTGTAATTCTCTAAATTTGTGCTTGTGCTCTCTACACTTTCCATAGGCTTCCCTGGACAACCTGGAGACCAGAGAGTATTGCAGCAGGTACCCATGCAGTTtatgcagcagcaacaacaacagcagcaacaacaacagcagcaacaacaacagcaacagcagcaacaacaacaaatgcagcacatgcaacagcagcagatacagcaacagcaaatacagcaacagcaacaaatgcaacagcaaatgcaacagcagcaaatacagcaacaacagcaacaattacaacaacagcagatgcagcaacagcagcagatgcaACAGATGCAGCTGCAGGGTCTCCAGAATGCTCAAGGTCAGCAGGGGATGACAGGGCCGCAGACTTCAGGTCAAGGCCAGCCCCAAATGCAccctcatcagctgcagcagcaacaacaacagcagcagcagcaacaacagcaacaacaacaacaacaacaacagcaacaacagcaacaacaacaacaacaacaacaacagcagcagcagcagccgccgccGCCTCAACAGCCACACCTGCAGCAACAGGTACTATTATTATCATGTACTTGATTGACAGTGCTTGGTAACAGTTTATCTTTTCGTACTTAATGTCCTACCCCATTTTGCATTATAGCAACAacagcagatgatgatgatgctgaagaTGCAGCAGGAGCAGGCAAAAAATCGCATGTCCATCCCTCCAGGAGGGCAGCTCCCTCCTCGCGGCATGGGCAATCCACCTGAGGTGCAGAGGCTTCCTGTCTCACAGCAAGGGAACATGCCTGTAATGATCAGCCTTCAAGGACATGGAGGGGTACCACCATCACCTGACAAAGCCAGAGGAATGCCCCTCATGGTGAATCCACAGGTAAGGACCAATTGCTGTGGCATATGTAGACTTGGTCTTCACATTCACATCTCTGGATTTGAATTTCACTTAAGAGTGCACTGTCATGCATTGTCTTGGGACTAAAGTGACAGTTTGTATTCATTCTGCTTTCCAGCTTGCAGGCGCTGCACGAAGAATGTCCCATCCTGATGTGGGACAGGGTCCCCAAGGCACTGGATCTGAAGAGTCATCTGCAGGGGCCCACCTGAAGCAGGACAGGTCCGGTGGCCCAGAAATTGGGGCACAGCCTGGCAATGGGACCCAGCAGATGATAGCCAATCAGGGCTCCAACACTCACATGATGAAGCAAGGACCTGGTCCATCACCAATGCCCCAGCACACTGGAGCCAGTCCACAGCAACAGTTACCAACTCAGCCTCAACAAGGAGGTGCCTTACCTGGCCTTCACTTCCCCAATGTCCccacaacctcacagagctccAGACCCAAAACCCCCAACAGAGCTAGCCCCAGGCCATACCACCACCCCCTCACCCCAACTAATCGTCCACCCAGTACTGAACCCTCCGAAATCAACCTTTCCCCTGAGAGGCTAAATGCCTCTATTGCAGGGCTGTTTCCTCCCAAGATCAACATTCCTCTACCCCCCAGGCAGCCCAACCTAAACAGGGGATTTGACCAGCAAGGTCTTAACCCAACAACTCTTAAAGCCATTGGGCAGGCCCCTCCTAGCCTAACTCTACcaggcaacaacaacaatggcagtGCAGGTGGAAATAACACTAACAACAATCAACAGCCTTTCTCTACCGGCACTGTAGCAGGAGGTGCAGGTGCTAAACAGGACAAGCAGCCTGGAGGGCAGGGTAAGAGGGCAAGTCCTAGCAATAGTCGGAGGTCAAGTCCAGCCTCTAGCCGCAAGTCAGCCACCCCAAGTCCAGGGAGACAAAAGGGGACAAAGATGGCCATCAGCTGCCCTCCACCCCAGCAGCAGTTGGTCAACCCTCAGGGGCAAACCATGATGCTAAGCCCTACCTCAGTACCCCCAAGTCCAGTATCTATGCCTTCACAAGTGAGTGGTGGCATGGAGGCGCCACAGACCCAGAGCCCCTTCCATGGGCTACAAGGTAACCCAGTTGAAGGAGTCAGGGATAGTCAGGTAAtgatgacagcagagcagcgaCAGATGCCTCAGCCTCAAACTCTGCCACAGCCTTTGAGGGAGTTATCAGCTCCCAGAATGGCAAGTCCTCGTTTCCCAGCACCTCAGCAGCCTAAACCTGACTTGGAATTGCAGGCTGGCTCTGTTGATAGGCAGCCAGCCCACGCAGCACCTGTGCAGGACTCTGAGGTCTCACCTACTCTCAGGACAGCTCCAACGTCCCTCAACCAGTTACTGGATAACACGGGTATCCCAAACATGGCTCTTCGGCCCATACAGAGTAATACTGTTAGGGATGTTATGGGTAAAGACAGCCCCAAGTCTGCTTTGGATGCAGAGAGACCACTCCACAGTAATTCCCAGAGTACAGATATGTCATCTTCTGCTGCTACAACTACCACTGTAAATGAATCAGAAGCTAAACCCAAACTTGCTGTCCCAATCCCTACCAGCAGTCCTAATTTGCAGCCTGCTTCAATACCCAGCTCGCACCTGAGCACAAATGTGAACTCCGTTACTACCCCCAGCCTTAACCAAAACCCCATCTCCAGTCTTGGCATCAGTCCCAGTCCCAAAGTAATCCCAACAGCTACCCTCTGCCCCACCCTCACTATTAACACTAATGCCACCACGAGTGTAAGCCCTAACCCAGTCACTTGCTGTCAGAGCAGTCTTGCCTCAACTGTTAGTACCAGTTCtaactccagctctgctctAAACCCTGCCATTTCAGCTCTAAAACCAAGCCCTAGTCCTAAACCTGTGACAAGTGTTCACTCAGTCATACAGATCCCTGCCTCTTCTACCACCATTTCCCCCAACCAGATCACTGTGTTTGTCACCTCTAACCCTATCACCTCTGCCCCCACTCCCCAGGCACCCACATCTATGGTCTCCACCATGGTAGCTGTCCCCAACAAGAACATTAGGCCTCAGGACATCCGGCAGCAGACCCCCGTCCCCAGACCTCAGTTTATCACAACCACTCCTGTATTTATCAATCCAATTTTCCAGGTCCCAGGTGCTTCTGTGGCTCCGAATACCACAGTGGTCTCACAGTCAGTCACTATGATGGGGCCTATCCAAGTATCCACTACAAACATCCAACTTTCTCCTGCCCCAAGTTCCACCCAGTCCTCAGGGGCTAACATGACCAGCACTCAGCCTGCCAGAAGTGCTGCTGGACAGGTCCAGATTGCCACTAGTATGTCCTCATCAGCAGCCATTGCCACTCTACCAGCTCCTCAGCAAGTTAGCCCAGGGGCCCCCAAAACAGAAAGTACAGGTGAGGCAGGTTGTGTTCAGAAAACCAGTCCCCCGGTCCAGCAGCCATCTCCCCATCCTAGTCCTTCAGCGTCATCTCCCTTTCAGCCACCTctggcttctcctcctccctgctctaGTCCTGGGGCTGTTAACACCATCCGAAAGAGCCCCATGTCTCCACCTCCCACTACCCATGTGAAAAGTAAACCGGCACCGGCTTCTGCAGCTGTTACTGGTACATCTGACTCCCAGCAGAGTCTTGTAGAAAGGCCTGCACAGGGGCCCACTGGGACTGTGCCACCACAGGTTTTTCATCCTCCCACTAGTCCTGCCATTCAGATTGAAGCACTGGCTCCCcatactactactgctgctgctggtgcccCAAGCAACATTACTCTGCCTGCAGTCTCCTCTCCAATCCCAGTGCCTGGCCAAGTTGCTGTTTCTACTCAGATTGTTACCCAGGCTCCAGTGCCTGCACCAGTTTCAGTCTCAAGCACAGCCCAGGCTGTAACTTCCCATGCTCCTATTGTCACTGCAGTTGGTACTACCACATGTGTCTCTTCTGCTGCCTTGCTCTCTACGGTTGCTCCTGTACAAAGTCCTGTGTCGTCCATTGTTCCAATTGTTGCTGGACCTGGATCTGTTCAGGAGGTTCCCCCCACCACATCCTCACCAGTGGCTAACCCCAGCGGAGTTCCACCACCTCAGTCTGACCCCCCACCTACGGAGCCCCCTGTGGCACCAGCTGCAGCACCTGCTGAAACAACTCCAGGTAAACACAACAGTGTGAGctaaaataattatttgtgtGTCCATGTCTGAAGTGAACAGGATAATGAACATATTGTGGCCATTTTTCCTTGGTCAGGTCAAGCTGATGACTACACATACCTTTGTATATactgtgtcactgctgtggtAAGGTTTAATGCAACCTCAGGTGCAACCTTAAGTATTAGGCTTTCCTATGTTAGTACATTTGCAAACCACTTTATTGTTAATTTAGGTCATTTGCGATTTGCAAAAACTGCAAGTGGTCGTGGTGATAGCGGAGGAGAGACAGTTGCCCTCTGCTAACACCCTACCTAGTcattctctttgttgttttagttgACTAGTCCTGACTAATAATTTATTGCGAATATCCAAATTTGTCAGTTGAACTGTTTGATCCTTTTTCCCCAGCACCTGTTCAACAGGAAGTCCCACAGTCGCAGGAACCTGCTGTCAGTGAGAAGACGGGTGAGTGTGATCATCTTTGTCTtaagaaaaaatgctttcatatGATCTCATGAGTCACTTGGAACTATGTGGCAAAAACTTaacgcttttttttttgtcctgttcaGGTGAAGAGGTCTCTACAGGTTCTGAGCAGGGGTAAGCTTCCCCATAACATTTGTGTTCTTTTGAGGTCTGTATTGTTGATTAGATGTGTAATGCTTAAGGCGCTGGGGTCTGTCAAGCTGTCCCCTACTATTGATCGCTGAAATGTCGGTCTAGTCTTGAGACCTGTGCTCTTGATGGAGAAATGCTTAGACATTTCTAACTCTACTGAAACTCAGGGAGTTCATTTGGTTGGCCAAGGGGGTACATGGTGAAAACAATGAGCCACGTGGCCTCAGCAATTGGTATGTATGATTAGCATGCAATAATATAAATACACTAATGCATGTCATAACTTTAAACCAAGAACAGCTTATCACGTAGCAAATTGTGCCACTCCACTGACATTTATGGCCACATCTCTTTTCCTGGGGATTGTCATAATATGGTGGGGAAGTGAAGCCATGTTTGTTCAGCACAGTTTATAGTTTACCGCTGTTTTTCCACTTCTATCACAGAtgggcaaagaaaagaaagacgcCCATCAACTTAGTCCCAAGGTATgtattttaacatgtttgtgCTGCAAAGACACAAGCAGTGATCATGTCGACGTAGTGGATGCTGTCGGGATGAAGACGGACAGTATCTGTGGTAGAcgaggaaaaacagcagagtccTGAGTGGTATTATATCTTTCTGTGAGTAGAGCAGAGTTAACTCAAGCCCTTGCATCATGACTAACACAACCCTGTGTTGTCCTTCCTTCCTTGtcgtttgttgtttttctatcTGGTCCTCCCAGGGCTGCTGTGGAGAAGCCCAAGGGACCGAGTAGACGTAGCTCCCGGGCCGAgaaggaggtggaagaggagccAGTGGCGGACAGTGGCATTAGGAAGAGATCAGTCAGGCCTGGAACCAGTGCTGCTGTAAAAGGTaacttcagcagcttcagaaaaACAGATAATGTATCACTACACCTAAACTGTACACATGACATTACTACTTTTTCTTTAATACacttacatatatatatatttttttttgttataacAGAAACTGGAGCCAGCCCCACCCAGGCCAAACGAAGGAAGTCTAAATAGCCTGTgaactgtactgtaaatgtttttgtttcccgCTGTGAATCAGTTGATATATCGGTTTCTCTGTCCCAGATCCTGAATTTTCGCTGGAGGAAGGAAACCATGTACAGattgttttaaaaagaattaTGCTATTGTTTTTGTCCACGCTATTATGTGAGATTGTAGTTAGaatgtgtgcatacagtatgtatttgtgtgaacGTGCTTTTTATATTAAATGCTGGATTAATCATATGAAGACTGATAATGGAGCTCGTTATGATTGTATAATTATGTTgtaaaactgaattaaatttTCTACTGCTTTTGTTCTGTGAAGCTGTGTAAAATGATTCCTGTATTGTCACTAGGTATGAAGTCTCAGCTTGCTTATTTTTTGACACCGAGCTGCATTCATGTACTTTATTATTAATTGATGAGCACTAGTAGGCGGCGGAGTGTGGTGTAGTCAGGACGACGTTTAGGGGAAGAGAAATTAAAGCAACCGAAAGCACATGATGCTCTAGAGGATGGATATTTCTCACTCACCTGACTAAATCTGGAGCAGGAACACACATGCCGTATGGATGTAATAAAATCACGAGTCTGCCTTCACTGGCTTGACATTTTGATGCTGGTTCAGGTGCGGACCGCGCAGGGTGTTCTCTCGGCGTTGAGGTTGATGTGCGCATGCGCAGTCGGTAAACGTTGGGACTCCATTCCAGTCTGTCAGTGAGGGTTCCCTGAGCCTCGCATCCTGAACAGCTGGCTACTGTGATAACTTCACCtgctttacaaacaaaaaccagccTGACCATGAGCGGAGATCATGGACATGGAGACGCTCAGGTACCTCTCGGTCAATAATTCATGTCTGGTCAGTTTGTATCAATTCCTTCGCAATAACTGACATAATTGGCGAGTATTTATTGTCATGATAAGAAATAACGGATAAGAAACGTGAGCTAGCGTGATAAGTTCCGCTGTTCtctgtcattttaatgaaaacttCGAAATTTTGTGTTGAATTTGGATTTAATTGAAGCAAAACGTGTATCTGTAGCTTACATTTGTATGCCAGTTGAAACTTCAATAACCGAGCTACCGGCATTTTCAAAATTGagatattaaaaacattttttttcgCAATTTCCAGGTCAATTCTGGATCTAAAGGAAGCGGTAGGTCCTCTGATGAGGATTTTCATTCATATTGATGCTGATTTCTGAACGGAATCGTGGTCTGTGTACTGTTAGTTTTTTAAAGGACAGAAATGGCGTCCCAGAGACTAAGTcccttctcctccactctcttGCGGCTATTGTTCAAAAAGAGGGTCTGAAATGTGCACTTGCGACCCTCGTTTTCGCAATCTGCTCGGGTATTCCGAAAGGACCTGGCATCGTGTGCATTTTGCATGCTCTGGTTTGGTGATATGAGCGTGCAATCACACCGAATTTTGGAGCCGAAAGTGGCCGAATTGGGGCTGA
Proteins encoded:
- the ncoa6 gene encoding nuclear receptor coactivator 6 isoform X2, whose amino-acid sequence is MAHRHIPPQLSQRTEDLEPDNDSDRDSGVGDDAGEDADSCQGSTVTEEEKVNKQDGTEENPGEGEDFTVFVAFQGNMEDEDFTQKLDTILSGIPSMIDMGSERLQPQHVEPWNSVRVTFNIPRDAAERLRLLAQNNQQQLRDLGILSVQIEGEGAINVAVGPNRGQEVRVNGPIGAPGQMRMDVGFPGQPGPGVRMTNPPMVPPGAGMAGQAMVPGSSGQMHPRVPRPPSQTGSDVMDPMMPGMSVQQQQQLQHQQAGPHGSGAIPPQAAHHMQALQAGRPLNPAALQQLQQQHHQQQQAQQQAQLSQLGPRPPFNPPGQMAVPPGWNQLPPGVLQPPAAQGGPAWRKPPPQAQMVQRPPSLATVQTPSHPPPPYPFGSQQAGQVFNAIGQGQLQQQQQTGVGQFAAPQPKGPQAGPGGVAGPPRPPPPLPPTSGPQGNLAAKSPGSSSSPFQQGSPGTPPMMAQRPATPQVFPQGVGSPGRAALGQQGNMQQGFMGIPQHGQPGAQVHPGMPKRPMGFPTPNFVQGQVGASTPGTPGGGPSQQLQSSQAMAHTGTQASASTANSMQGPPHAQPNIMSVQNSMAGPPPGTTAGPSMGQQQPGLQTQMMGLQHQAQPVSSSPSQKVQGQGGGQTVLSRPLSQGQRGGMTPPKQMMPQQGQGVMHGQGQMVGGQGHQAMLLQQQQQQQQQQQQQQQQQQQQQQQQQNSMMEQMVANQMQGNKQAFGGKIPAGVMPGQMMRGPSPGNMAPFQGQVGPQQMTPQQQQQMAQLQQQQLQQQHQLQQLQQQQQQQQQQQQQQQQQQQQQHQQMNQQQPQQVPIAGNPNQAMGMHGQQMRLPAGHPLIQQQLQQQQQLQQQQQKQQQQAMLQQQQQQQQQQAVQQHPHPLADPNSGTGDLGVQQMVPDMQAQQQQGMMGGPQHMQMGNGHFAGHSMNFNPQFPGQMPMGGPCGQPGGFPVSKDVTLTSPLLVNLLQSDISASQFGPGGKQGAGVGNQAKPKKKKPARKKKPKEGEGQQQVEGLGGLDAAAAMEDSELPNLGSEQSLGLDSSGPKLPDFANRPAGFPGQPGDQRVLQQVPMQFMQQQQQQQQQQQQQQQQQQQQQQQMQHMQQQQIQQQQIQQQQQMQQQMQQQQIQQQQQQLQQQQMQQQQQMQQMQLQGLQNAQGQQGMTGPQTSGQGQPQMHPHQLQQQQQQQQQQQQQQQQQQQQQQQQQQQQQQQQQQQQPPPPQQPHLQQQQQQQMMMMLKMQQEQAKNRMSIPPGGQLPPRGMGNPPEVQRLPVSQQGNMPVMISLQGHGGVPPSPDKARGMPLMVNPQLAGAARRMSHPDVGQGPQGTGSEESSAGAHLKQDRSGGPEIGAQPGNGTQQMIANQGSNTHMMKQGPGPSPMPQHTGASPQQQLPTQPQQGGALPGLHFPNVPTTSQSSRPKTPNRASPRPYHHPLTPTNRPPSTEPSEINLSPERLNASIAGLFPPKINIPLPPRQPNLNRGFDQQGLNPTTLKAIGQAPPSLTLPGNNNNGSAGGNNTNNNQQPFSTGTVAGGAGAKQDKQPGGQGKRASPSNSRRSSPASSRKSATPSPGRQKGTKMAISCPPPQQQLVNPQGQTMMLSPTSVPPSPVSMPSQVSGGMEAPQTQSPFHGLQGNPVEGVRDSQVMMTAEQRQMPQPQTLPQPLRELSAPRMASPRFPAPQQPKPDLELQAGSVDRQPAHAAPVQDSEVSPTLRTAPTSLNQLLDNTGIPNMALRPIQSNTVRDVMGKDSPKSALDAERPLHSNSQSTDMSSSAATTTTVNESEAKPKLAVPIPTSSPNLQPASIPSSHLSTNVNSVTTPSLNQNPISSLGISPSPKVIPTATLCPTLTINTNATTSVSPNPVTCCQSSLASTVSTSSNSSSALNPAISALKPSPSPKPVTSVHSVIQIPASSTTISPNQITVFVTSNPITSAPTPQAPTSMVSTMVAVPNKNIRPQDIRQQTPVPRPQFITTTPVFINPIFQVPGASVAPNTTVVSQSVTMMGPIQVSTTNIQLSPAPSSTQSSGANMTSTQPARSAAGQVQIATSMSSSAAIATLPAPQQVSPGAPKTESTGEAGCVQKTSPPVQQPSPHPSPSASSPFQPPLASPPPCSSPGAVNTIRKSPMSPPPTTHVKSKPAPASAAVTGTSDSQQSLVERPAQGPTGTVPPQVFHPPTSPAIQIEALAPHTTTAAAGAPSNITLPAVSSPIPVPGQVAVSTQIVTQAPVPAPVSVSSTAQAVTSHAPIVTAVGTTTCVSSAALLSTVAPVQSPVSSIVPIVAGPGSVQEVPPTTSSPVANPSGVPPPQSDPPPTEPPVAPAAAPAETTPAPVQQEVPQSQEPAVSEKTGEEVSTGSEQGWAKKRKTPINLVPRAAVEKPKGPSRRSSRAEKEVEEEPVADSGIRKRSVRPGTSAAVKETGASPTQAKRRKSK